One Miscanthus floridulus cultivar M001 unplaced genomic scaffold, ASM1932011v1 fs_249_1_2, whole genome shotgun sequence DNA segment encodes these proteins:
- the LOC136530996 gene encoding uncharacterized protein — MAVVQAGMGLGRLVLLVGIGAVGGPIAARSGKLGELLRDLQESLREKGAGLESAAVNDDTNIVAKALAKLTNEVHHIATRPIIQVDTRNGAGSALIVPAAAVGTVGYCYMWWKGISFSSLMYVTKRNMANAVASMTKHLEQVQSSLAAAKKHLSQRIQHMDDKLEQQKEISVQIRDQVTGAKLKIKNIGSDMDNIKNMVMGLDEKMDSIEAKQNYSCVAVDYLCQFIEKRVDKLPEQLEGLQQTVKRIGYKSSELPPGLGGFGQLLSTESANPCSRRMLRSAGLNSARLILP, encoded by the exons ATGGCCGTGGTGCAAGCCGGCATGGGCCTCGgccgcctcgtcctcctcgtcggcatcG GTGCTGTCGGCGGCCCCATCGCTGCTCGCAGCGGCAAACTCGGCGAGCTCCTCCGCGATCTTCAG GAGTCTCTTCGCGAGAAGGGGGCAGGATTGGAATCGGCCGCCGTCAACGACGACACTAACATA GTGGCTAAAGCACTTGCTAAATTGACCAATGAGGTTCATCACATCGCGACAAGACCTATTATTCAAGTGGATACAAGAAACGGAG CTGGATCAGCTTTGATAGTACCTGCTGCTGCTGTAGGGACAGTCGGCTACTGTTACATGTGGTGGAAA GGAATTTCCTTCTCTAGCTTGATGTATGTCACTAAACGCAATATGGCTAATGCTGTTGCAAGCATGACTAAGCATCTGGAACAAGTGCAGAGCTCTCTTGCT GCTGCTAAAAAGCACTTATCACAGCGCATTCAGCACATGGATGATAAATTGGAACAGCAGAAGGAGATTTCGGTGCAAATAAGAGATCAG GTTACTGGTGCAAAGttgaaaatcaagaacattggaTCAGACATGGATAACATAAAAAATATGGTTATGGGCCTG GATGAGAAGATGGATTCAATTGAAGCAAAACAG AATTATTCATGTGTGGCGGTGGATTATCTCTGCCAATTCATAGAAAAAAGGGTTGACAAGCTACCGGAACAGCTG GAAGGATTGCAACAAACAGTAAAGCGCATCGGATACAAGAGCTCAGAGTTGCCACCG GGGCTGGGGGGGTTCGGGCAACTGCTGTCCACCGAATCAGCGAACCCTTGCAGTAGAAGAATGCTTCGATCAGCAGGCCTGAACTCGGCACGTCTGATTCTGCCTTGA